A stretch of Kyrpidia spormannii DNA encodes these proteins:
- a CDS encoding transglutaminase domain-containing protein: MDHNWITLIAGFLLLSPIVIGLWRGLPGELELMKYSIRSALGSVQWILASLAALWLLRTVVAQNAWGIPQLQWISRQLHGSLIAWAVAVPVTAFLFSWILDLLAQPVIGLAVGVLHRLQGLASRLPRTLNHALGGLLQVPRGALHMLVFVAAIHLILPYIHAPTVEAMAKESSLYRWADTRVVSPFLSSPIAQKVPVLGDQANRWLTELTQEAANNAPPEARGFLTWQTRFQSNSQIDATAGQVVQGARTDREKAYRLYRWIGEHVQYDNQKAAAIEQGQIQSLSFGAIPTFNTGKGVCTDYSALMVAMGRAVGLKVKQEFGTAVLPDGSGGPHAWNVVYLADEKKWIPCDPTWEQAGNYFDNPDFYATHRPDHQRGVDAAQ; the protein is encoded by the coding sequence TTGGACCATAATTGGATCACTCTCATTGCGGGCTTTTTACTGCTATCTCCCATTGTCATCGGCTTGTGGCGCGGGTTGCCGGGTGAATTGGAATTGATGAAGTACAGTATTCGCTCGGCACTCGGATCTGTGCAGTGGATTCTGGCGTCCCTGGCCGCCCTGTGGCTTTTGCGGACGGTGGTTGCCCAAAACGCCTGGGGCATCCCTCAGTTGCAGTGGATCAGCCGTCAGCTTCACGGAAGTTTGATCGCGTGGGCCGTGGCGGTTCCGGTGACCGCGTTCTTGTTTTCGTGGATTTTGGATTTGTTGGCCCAACCGGTGATCGGCCTGGCCGTGGGCGTCCTTCACCGATTGCAGGGGTTGGCCTCTCGGCTGCCCAGAACGTTGAACCATGCCCTGGGTGGTCTTCTCCAGGTTCCCCGGGGCGCCCTTCACATGTTGGTGTTTGTGGCAGCCATTCATCTCATCCTGCCCTACATTCACGCCCCCACTGTAGAGGCGATGGCGAAGGAAAGTTCTTTGTACCGGTGGGCGGATACCCGGGTGGTGTCGCCGTTTCTGTCGAGCCCGATCGCGCAAAAAGTTCCTGTTCTCGGGGATCAAGCCAATCGCTGGCTGACCGAGTTAACCCAGGAGGCGGCCAACAACGCCCCGCCCGAAGCCCGGGGGTTCTTGACCTGGCAAACCCGCTTCCAATCGAATAGCCAGATCGATGCCACGGCCGGACAGGTGGTTCAGGGAGCGCGGACAGACCGGGAAAAGGCTTACCGACTGTATCGATGGATCGGGGAACACGTGCAGTACGATAATCAAAAAGCGGCCGCCATTGAACAGGGGCAGATTCAATCGCTATCCTTCGGGGCGATACCGACGTTTAACACCGGCAAGGGCGTGTGCACCGATTACTCTGCGCTCATGGTCGCCATGGGCAGGGCCGTTGGCCTTAAGGTCAAACAAGAATTCGGTACAGCGGTGTTACCCGATGGAAGCGGCGGACCCCACGCCTGGAATGTTGTCTATTTGGCGGACGAGAAAAAATGGATCCCCTGCGACCCGACGTGGGAACAGGCGGGGAATTACTTTGACAACCCGGACTTTTATGCAACTCACCGCCCGGATCATCAGAGGGGAGTCGATGCAGCTCAATGA
- a CDS encoding L,D-transpeptidase, with protein sequence MRRRRVAVTMALSLTLAGCGMGVAQPSPGAQSGPQASGASGAPSADQGQPGGGLASPTKPAGAVQGQGGNAGTPGPAPGAGPGAGQGHGPGAMQQTMGAGGGMRADSEDFVPASQLTMEALKQRKNLWIDCNLSQQRVYIKDGNQVLKVMATSSGLDTNPDNSTPRGTFQIGQRDTWFYNAQEKEGAMYWVSFKGLEFLFHSVPMDQNQQIIQSEADKLGQKASHGCLRLSVPDAKWFYDNIPPGTKVVIHD encoded by the coding sequence ATGCGACGGAGGCGCGTGGCGGTGACGATGGCCTTGTCCCTAACGCTGGCGGGATGTGGGATGGGGGTTGCACAGCCGTCTCCCGGGGCCCAGTCGGGCCCGCAAGCAAGCGGGGCATCGGGAGCCCCTTCGGCGGATCAAGGGCAGCCGGGCGGAGGATTGGCTTCCCCGACGAAACCGGCGGGGGCGGTTCAGGGTCAAGGGGGAAACGCCGGGACTCCCGGACCTGCGCCGGGAGCGGGGCCGGGGGCCGGCCAGGGGCATGGACCCGGGGCCATGCAGCAGACGATGGGGGCCGGTGGAGGCATGCGGGCGGATTCAGAGGATTTTGTGCCCGCGAGCCAACTGACCATGGAAGCCCTGAAACAGCGCAAGAATCTGTGGATCGATTGCAACCTTTCCCAGCAGCGGGTGTATATCAAAGATGGCAATCAGGTGCTGAAGGTTATGGCGACCTCGTCGGGACTGGACACGAATCCGGACAATTCGACTCCTCGGGGAACTTTCCAGATTGGTCAGCGGGATACCTGGTTTTATAACGCCCAAGAAAAAGAAGGCGCGATGTATTGGGTCTCTTTCAAAGGGCTCGAGTTTCTCTTTCATAGTGTTCCCATGGACCAGAATCAGCAGATCATTCAAAGTGAGGCGGACAAGCTGGGGCAAAAAGCGTCTCACGGGTGTCTGCGTCTCTCGGTGCCGGATGCCAAATGGTTTTATGACAATATTCCACCTGGGACGAAGGTAGTTATTCACGATTGA
- a CDS encoding HAD family hydrolase, whose translation MTRRALLFDLDGTLLPLDLETFLHGCFSGMARRVGRWLAPDELVNLIWAAVKDTVENDDSHRTNDEVFREAFMARAGAGKDEVWAEMEAFYEEEFAQLRHLTRPTDLAQEICRTALEQGYELVVATNPIFPEKAIHERLRWAGLEAIPFRLVTTMENSHYCKPRVHYYREILTKIGRCPEECTMIGNDVVEDGAAAEAGIAVGLVTDCLVGSVPVDRPPAWTGTLMDVLEWVKHREI comes from the coding sequence TTGACCCGGAGGGCCCTGTTGTTCGATCTCGATGGGACGCTTTTGCCGCTGGATCTGGAGACCTTTTTGCACGGCTGTTTTTCGGGCATGGCCCGCCGGGTGGGCCGTTGGCTGGCGCCAGACGAACTGGTGAACTTAATTTGGGCGGCGGTCAAAGACACGGTGGAGAACGACGATTCCCATCGCACGAACGACGAAGTATTCCGAGAGGCCTTCATGGCCAGGGCCGGCGCCGGGAAGGACGAAGTCTGGGCCGAGATGGAGGCCTTCTATGAGGAAGAGTTTGCCCAGCTTCGCCATTTGACCCGACCGACGGACTTGGCCCAGGAAATTTGTCGCACAGCTCTGGAGCAAGGTTATGAGTTGGTGGTGGCCACCAATCCGATTTTCCCCGAGAAGGCAATTCATGAGCGACTGCGCTGGGCGGGCCTTGAGGCCATTCCCTTTCGCCTGGTGACGACCATGGAGAATTCCCATTATTGTAAGCCCCGGGTTCATTATTACCGCGAGATTTTGACGAAGATCGGCCGATGTCCAGAGGAGTGCACGATGATCGGCAACGATGTTGTGGAGGACGGGGCAGCGGCCGAGGCGGGAATCGCAGTTGGTCTCGTCACCGACTGTCTCGTGGGATCCGTGCCGGTGGACCGCCCCCCGGCATGGACCGGGACGTTGATGGACGTGCTGGAGTGGGTCAAACACAGGGAAATTTAA
- a CDS encoding MTAP family purine nucleoside phosphorylase, producing MSEIDLAEFAVIGGSSTFSLHFPEDVEAEDVQVLKSGVRFDTPYGPGPEMKLFTLGDKRVWTVKMHGWRPEEGLPRGQASQRLFWILGQAGVRKVYAEGGVGACNHLLDLRDVVIPDDYIDQSMRKDVGLGGPYLLVMRQPTCPHGRRRLARAARDAGLGRVFERGVYANTDGRHFESVAEVRALQMMGADVIGQSMCPEVYLAREIGACYARVDLVVNYAEGVVRDWRHEELRDLFFQEARAVGRILLDALRETPLDEDCGCRDLRKDTLLTKENIGKGR from the coding sequence GTGTCTGAAATCGATTTGGCGGAGTTTGCGGTGATCGGGGGCTCCAGCACCTTTTCGTTGCATTTTCCAGAGGATGTCGAGGCGGAAGACGTACAGGTGCTGAAAAGCGGAGTGCGTTTCGACACCCCGTACGGTCCCGGGCCGGAGATGAAATTGTTTACGCTCGGGGACAAGCGAGTTTGGACGGTGAAGATGCACGGCTGGCGCCCCGAGGAGGGGTTACCTAGGGGCCAGGCCTCTCAACGACTGTTTTGGATTCTCGGCCAGGCCGGAGTGCGCAAGGTGTACGCCGAGGGTGGAGTTGGAGCGTGCAATCATTTGCTGGATCTGAGGGATGTGGTCATTCCCGACGACTACATCGACCAGTCCATGCGCAAAGATGTGGGGTTGGGGGGCCCGTATCTATTGGTGATGCGTCAGCCCACTTGTCCCCACGGCCGACGGCGATTGGCCCGAGCTGCCCGGGATGCCGGCCTTGGCCGGGTGTTCGAACGCGGGGTGTACGCCAACACCGATGGGCGTCATTTTGAAAGCGTAGCCGAAGTACGGGCTCTGCAGATGATGGGGGCAGACGTGATCGGGCAGAGCATGTGCCCGGAGGTGTACCTGGCCCGGGAGATCGGTGCCTGCTACGCCCGGGTCGACCTGGTGGTGAATTATGCCGAAGGGGTGGTCCGGGATTGGCGGCACGAGGAATTGCGGGACTTGTTTTTTCAAGAAGCCCGGGCGGTGGGCCGGATTCTGCTCGACGCGCTGCGCGAAACGCCTCTTGATGAAGATTGCGGATGCCGGGACCTGCGAAAGGATACCCTGCTGACGAAGGAAAACATCGGAAAGGGGCGATAG
- the trmL gene encoding tRNA (uridine(34)/cytosine(34)/5-carboxymethylaminomethyluridine(34)-2'-O)-methyltransferase TrmL, whose product MERRPFHVVLVEPEIPPNTGNVARTCAATGTVLHLVRPLGFEVDDRHLRRAGLDYWHLVHVEYHDRFEELLERHPEGRFFYFSTKGKRHYAEVRYQPGDFLVFGKETRGLPDALLERFPEQTVRIPMRPDIRSLNLSNSVALALFEALRQNGFPGLV is encoded by the coding sequence ATGGAGAGACGACCTTTTCACGTGGTGCTGGTGGAGCCGGAGATTCCTCCCAACACCGGGAATGTTGCACGCACGTGTGCGGCCACGGGAACGGTCCTTCATCTGGTCCGTCCTTTGGGATTTGAGGTGGATGATCGCCACCTGCGTCGGGCGGGGTTGGATTATTGGCATTTGGTTCACGTTGAGTACCACGATCGGTTTGAAGAACTGCTGGAACGACACCCGGAGGGGCGCTTTTTTTATTTTAGTACCAAGGGGAAGCGTCACTATGCCGAGGTGAGGTATCAGCCCGGGGATTTTCTGGTGTTTGGAAAAGAAACCCGGGGGTTGCCCGATGCTTTGTTGGAGCGATTTCCCGAGCAAACGGTGAGGATCCCCATGCGTCCGGACATTCGCTCATTAAATCTGTCGAACTCTGTGGCTTTGGCGTTGTTTGAGGCGCTTCGGCAGAACGGTTTTCCGGGTCTCGTGTGA
- a CDS encoding RNA-guided endonuclease InsQ/TnpB family protein codes for MPSVLKMLLEVDEHTAAILDGQSRIANWLYNHLLEEANTLREKFRSTQDPEAARVLYTERGLRDRVPALKQEYPFLRTVYSSVLKNAALRLSGAIRKYQKARREKGAKKVGWPKFRSWRREWFSLQYDEPWKGYRLEGRKLEVSLGKVLDEKAGKEKQAQVTARLAEPLPDWFEPGMVRQLRIVKEGKLFYAVFTVRRPVPARRSVGRVIAIDPNHKNLGYGVGTDGVATEIQNPWFLKILDRRIDEVKSLRDRCKRKSVRVVREDRSEVWLPSRRWKKLNERLDELWRVRREQTKAYLRTVANRLYREYDGVYVGDYTPHGGGISTGMRRAMNNQSLIGRFKETLAWVATRSGKVYGEWDEDGSTRTCHVCDYEVPGGIPPEVREWTCPECGTYHIRDENSSINGLEQVLKNLEVPGSGRLGDKIVVRTRRAWRFDGIGITEMPGIVGGRVGDHAAGRQEIQ; via the coding sequence ATGCCATCCGTCCTGAAAATGCTTCTGGAAGTGGATGAACACACGGCGGCGATTCTGGACGGGCAGTCGCGAATCGCCAACTGGCTGTACAATCACCTTCTCGAAGAGGCGAACACCCTGCGGGAGAAGTTCCGGAGCACCCAGGACCCGGAAGCGGCCAGGGTGCTGTACACGGAGCGCGGCCTGCGGGACCGGGTTCCGGCGCTCAAACAGGAGTATCCATTCCTGCGGACGGTGTATTCGTCCGTGCTGAAGAACGCGGCCCTGCGGCTGAGCGGAGCGATCCGGAAATACCAGAAGGCCCGTCGCGAAAAGGGGGCGAAGAAGGTCGGCTGGCCGAAGTTCCGGTCGTGGAGGCGGGAATGGTTCTCCCTGCAATATGACGAGCCGTGGAAGGGTTACCGGTTGGAGGGCCGGAAGCTGGAGGTGTCCCTGGGGAAGGTGCTGGACGAAAAGGCGGGCAAGGAGAAGCAAGCCCAGGTGACGGCCCGGCTGGCGGAACCCTTGCCCGATTGGTTCGAGCCGGGAATGGTTCGCCAGCTTCGGATCGTCAAGGAAGGGAAGCTGTTTTACGCGGTCTTCACGGTCAGGCGGCCTGTGCCGGCCCGGCGATCTGTGGGGCGGGTCATTGCGATTGACCCGAACCACAAGAACCTGGGCTACGGAGTGGGGACCGACGGGGTGGCGACGGAAATCCAAAACCCGTGGTTTCTCAAGATCCTGGACCGGCGAATCGACGAGGTGAAATCCCTGCGGGACCGGTGCAAGAGGAAGTCGGTTCGGGTGGTACGGGAAGACAGATCGGAGGTGTGGTTGCCGTCGCGAAGGTGGAAGAAGCTGAACGAGCGGCTGGACGAGCTGTGGCGGGTGCGCCGAGAACAGACGAAGGCGTACCTGCGGACGGTGGCCAACCGGCTGTACCGGGAGTACGACGGGGTGTACGTGGGGGACTATACGCCGCACGGCGGGGGGATCAGCACAGGAATGCGCCGGGCGATGAACAACCAGTCGCTCATTGGGCGGTTCAAGGAAACCCTGGCGTGGGTGGCGACCCGATCCGGGAAAGTGTACGGCGAGTGGGACGAAGACGGGTCGACCCGCACCTGCCACGTGTGCGACTACGAAGTGCCAGGCGGGATTCCGCCGGAGGTTCGGGAGTGGACCTGTCCGGAGTGCGGGACGTACCACATCCGGGACGAGAATTCGTCGATCAACGGACTGGAACAAGTGCTGAAAAACTTGGAGGTGCCTGGCTCGGGCCGTCTGGGAGACAAGATTGTCGTGAGGACCAGGCGGGCTTGGCGGTTCGACGGTATAGGTATCACTGAGATGCCGGGGATTGTCGGCGGGCGGGTGGGGGATCACGCCGCCGGCCGCCAAGAAATCCAATGA